A window from Frankiaceae bacterium encodes these proteins:
- a CDS encoding adenylate/guanylate cyclase domain-containing protein codes for MSDLACPACGTPTVPGARFCFSCGAGLDLGASSGNELSERRIVTVLFGDLSDFTAWAEDLDPERVKAMTDRVLSALAEAVHAYGGHVDKLTGDGIMAVFGAPRAHEDDPERAVRAAVRMQAAVRRFVAAESGGGTRLGLRVGLNTGEVLAGMQGALAYTVVGDTVNTASRLSDAAGVGAILAGRTTAAATLEAASWRALPPLRLKGKREPVAAYELLDLRRRPAARTGLGDEAPFVGREAELGLLIGRLMDAVDTSAPAAVLVTGDAGVGKTRLASELGRFAGELSRSRVLWGRCTPYGEGRDLAPVLEIVRTACGIEDSDPPDVARDRVRRTVARLDSPAGGAWAQGMFVDRLATFLGLADDEVLSLRASAMPGDPGAGERESVDAVTGLLQALADEGPLVVVVDDLHWSGTPLRSLLAAALARVRGPLLLVAAARTDLLTAAHTAWLADLPNPSALPLEPLEDVAAERLLRAYLGGAALDDASRTALLGRAQGNPFFLAELLHLLVDRGVLRREESGWRLAGDLPADVLPAGVHAVLAARIDGLDPAAKEALRDAAVAGAEFWPAALSAPDGLTELTERDIVRPTGEGSYVFRHTLTREVAYAGIPKAARARRHALVARWAGEGLPAQQDEVDAYVAQHAERAVALAAEMGLDADDVAWSARDLGHAALCRLGQAALARDQNYGAIALLERAVALGQPDDATRRALAQAYTATHRLEEAEALLAGDETPEALLVLGDVRRKKGDEAGAVSLFESVASSGDDRLAGEATRLIGLIDYYGGRLAAAEERFADALERAERARDERGIGWALQHLAWNATTRGDYDRADTMLGRALETFTAFEDTGGVAWTMGTAAFVRLLQGRLREARAICAELLPRAREMGDRWGEGATLTIDAMAASDLGDLTAAEDEAARAVALFSAIDDQWGQALAQVAQAMALQGRGETARAEAGLRAAVALAVEAKQPTSRVVSLIELAWTSYWARSYDAAEAAAREAIALAQEMGVEPHTEVGCHVVLALVDRARGRLPEALAALSDIAATAPERPTFLFPMRQALAHYAGTLLDSGRPVEALAAAERAVATPAEDVRSRVISLRALGSALRANGRVAEAEAAFRAALAEATATEQAQERAATEQALADLLAAAPG; via the coding sequence GTGAGTGACCTGGCCTGCCCCGCGTGCGGCACGCCGACCGTGCCCGGCGCGCGGTTCTGCTTCTCCTGCGGCGCCGGGCTCGACCTCGGCGCCTCGTCGGGCAACGAGCTGTCCGAACGCCGCATCGTCACCGTCCTCTTCGGCGACCTGTCCGACTTCACGGCGTGGGCGGAGGACCTCGACCCCGAGCGCGTGAAGGCGATGACCGACCGGGTGCTGTCGGCGCTGGCGGAGGCGGTGCACGCGTACGGCGGCCACGTCGACAAGCTCACGGGCGACGGGATCATGGCGGTGTTCGGGGCGCCGCGGGCGCACGAGGACGACCCCGAACGCGCGGTGCGCGCGGCGGTCCGGATGCAGGCCGCCGTACGCCGCTTCGTCGCCGCGGAGTCCGGCGGCGGCACCCGTCTCGGCCTGCGCGTGGGGCTCAACACGGGCGAGGTGCTGGCCGGCATGCAGGGCGCGCTGGCGTACACCGTGGTCGGCGACACCGTGAACACCGCCTCGCGGCTGTCCGACGCGGCGGGTGTCGGCGCGATCCTCGCGGGGCGTACGACGGCGGCCGCGACGCTGGAGGCGGCGTCGTGGCGGGCGCTGCCTCCGTTGCGGCTCAAGGGCAAGCGCGAGCCGGTGGCGGCGTACGAGCTGCTCGACCTGCGCCGCCGACCCGCCGCGCGGACGGGGCTCGGCGACGAGGCGCCGTTCGTCGGCAGGGAGGCGGAGCTCGGGCTGCTCATCGGGCGGCTCATGGACGCGGTGGACACGTCCGCGCCCGCCGCCGTGCTCGTCACCGGCGACGCGGGCGTCGGCAAGACGCGGCTGGCGAGCGAGCTCGGGCGGTTCGCGGGCGAGCTGTCGCGGTCGCGGGTGCTGTGGGGGCGGTGCACGCCGTACGGCGAGGGCCGCGACCTCGCGCCGGTGCTGGAGATCGTGCGCACCGCCTGCGGCATCGAGGACAGCGACCCGCCGGACGTCGCGCGCGACCGCGTGCGCCGTACGGTCGCCCGCCTCGACTCCCCCGCCGGTGGCGCGTGGGCGCAGGGGATGTTCGTGGACCGGCTGGCGACGTTCCTCGGGCTCGCCGACGACGAGGTGCTGTCGCTGCGCGCGTCGGCGATGCCGGGCGACCCGGGCGCGGGCGAGCGCGAGTCGGTCGACGCCGTCACCGGCCTGCTGCAGGCGCTGGCCGACGAGGGGCCGCTCGTCGTCGTCGTGGACGACCTGCACTGGTCGGGTACGCCGCTGCGCTCGCTGCTCGCGGCGGCGCTCGCGCGGGTACGCGGCCCGCTGCTGCTCGTCGCGGCGGCGCGGACCGACCTCCTCACGGCGGCGCACACGGCGTGGCTGGCCGACCTGCCGAACCCGTCGGCGCTGCCGTTGGAGCCGTTGGAGGACGTCGCCGCCGAACGCCTCCTCCGCGCGTACCTCGGCGGTGCCGCGCTGGATGACGCCTCCCGGACGGCGCTGCTCGGACGGGCGCAGGGCAACCCGTTCTTCCTCGCCGAGCTGCTGCACCTGCTGGTGGACCGCGGGGTGCTGCGCCGCGAGGAGTCCGGCTGGCGGCTCGCGGGCGACCTGCCGGCGGACGTACTCCCCGCGGGTGTGCACGCCGTCCTCGCCGCGCGCATCGACGGGCTCGACCCGGCGGCCAAGGAGGCGTTGCGGGACGCGGCGGTGGCGGGGGCGGAGTTCTGGCCCGCGGCGCTGTCGGCTCCCGACGGCCTGACGGAGCTGACGGAGCGCGACATCGTGCGGCCGACGGGCGAGGGGTCGTACGTGTTCCGGCACACGCTCACTCGCGAGGTGGCGTACGCCGGCATCCCCAAGGCCGCCCGCGCGCGGCGGCACGCGCTCGTGGCGCGCTGGGCGGGCGAGGGGCTGCCCGCGCAGCAGGACGAGGTCGACGCGTACGTCGCGCAGCACGCCGAGCGCGCGGTCGCGCTCGCCGCCGAGATGGGCCTGGATGCCGACGACGTGGCGTGGTCGGCGCGCGACCTCGGGCACGCGGCGCTCTGCCGGCTCGGGCAGGCCGCGCTGGCCCGCGACCAGAACTACGGCGCCATCGCGCTGCTCGAACGCGCCGTCGCCCTAGGCCAGCCCGACGACGCGACACGGCGGGCGCTGGCGCAGGCGTACACCGCGACGCACCGGCTCGAGGAGGCCGAGGCGCTCCTCGCGGGCGACGAGACGCCGGAGGCGCTGCTGGTGCTCGGCGACGTACGCCGCAAGAAGGGCGACGAGGCGGGCGCTGTGTCGCTGTTCGAGTCGGTGGCGTCGTCGGGCGACGACCGGCTGGCCGGCGAGGCGACGCGGCTGATCGGGCTGATCGACTACTACGGCGGCCGGCTCGCGGCGGCCGAGGAACGCTTCGCCGACGCGCTGGAACGCGCCGAGCGCGCCCGCGACGAACGCGGCATCGGCTGGGCGCTCCAGCACCTCGCCTGGAACGCCACGACGCGCGGCGACTACGACCGCGCCGACACGATGCTGGGGCGGGCGCTGGAGACGTTCACGGCGTTCGAGGACACCGGCGGCGTGGCGTGGACGATGGGGACGGCGGCGTTCGTCCGGCTGCTCCAGGGGCGGCTGCGCGAGGCGCGCGCGATCTGCGCGGAGCTGCTGCCGCGGGCGCGCGAGATGGGCGACCGCTGGGGCGAGGGTGCGACGCTGACGATCGACGCGATGGCGGCGAGCGACCTCGGCGACCTGACCGCCGCGGAGGACGAGGCGGCGCGGGCGGTGGCGCTGTTCTCGGCGATCGACGACCAGTGGGGCCAGGCGCTCGCGCAGGTCGCGCAGGCGATGGCGCTGCAGGGCCGTGGCGAGACCGCGCGCGCCGAGGCGGGGCTGCGGGCGGCCGTGGCGCTGGCCGTCGAGGCGAAGCAGCCGACATCGCGCGTCGTGTCACTCATCGAGCTGGCGTGGACGTCGTACTGGGCGAGGTCGTACGACGCCGCCGAGGCCGCCGCGCGCGAGGCGATCGCGCTGGCGCAGGAGATGGGCGTCGAGCCGCACACCGAGGTCGGCTGCCACGTCGTACTGGCGCTGGTGGACCGCGCGCGCGGACGGCTGCCCGAGGCGCTGGCGGCGCTGTCCGACATCGCGGCGACGGCGCCGGAGCGGCCGACGTTCCTCTTCCCGATGCGGCAGGCGTTGGCGCACTACGCGGGGACGCTGCTCGACAGCGGGCGGCCCGTGGAGGCACTGGCGGCGGCCGAGCGGGCGGTGGCGACGCCGGCGGAGGACGTACGGTCCCGCGTCATCTCGCTGCGCGCTCTCGGCTCGGCTCTGCGGGCGAACGGCCGGGTGGCGGAGGCGGAGGCGGCGTTCCGCGCGGCCCTGGCCGAGGCGACCGCGACCGAGCAGGCCCAGGAGCGAGCCGCCACCGAGCAGGCCCTCGCCGACCTGCTGGCGGCGGCCCCCGGCTGA
- a CDS encoding MBL fold metallo-hydrolase, translated as MTLDGTNTWLLNAPGGRTVVVDPGPDDKSHLDRVRAEGGDIALVLLTHGHPDHSAGAKTLARELGVPVRAVDMHHRLGDEGLGDGEHVTVDDLVVTVLATPGHSSDHVCFVLPEGGTVLTGDHVLGRGTTVVAHPDGRLRDYLDSLDRLAQVGATTLLPGHGPEIENAAEVVAYYVRHRHERLEQVRAAVEGGATTPREVVERVYADVDRRLWPAAEQSVRAQLDYLAETRE; from the coding sequence ATGACGCTCGACGGCACCAACACGTGGCTGCTCAACGCGCCCGGCGGCCGTACCGTCGTCGTCGACCCCGGCCCCGACGACAAGTCGCACCTCGACCGCGTGAGGGCCGAGGGCGGGGACATCGCGCTGGTGCTGCTGACGCACGGCCACCCCGACCACAGCGCGGGCGCGAAGACCCTGGCGCGAGAGCTGGGCGTACCCGTTCGCGCCGTGGACATGCATCACAGGCTGGGTGACGAAGGTCTCGGTGACGGCGAGCACGTGACGGTCGACGATCTGGTCGTGACCGTTCTCGCGACACCGGGGCACAGCAGCGACCACGTCTGCTTCGTGCTGCCCGAGGGCGGCACGGTGCTGACCGGTGACCACGTGCTCGGCCGCGGCACGACGGTCGTCGCGCACCCCGACGGGCGGCTGCGCGACTACCTCGACTCGCTCGACCGGCTGGCCCAGGTCGGCGCCACGACGCTGCTGCCTGGCCACGGCCCGGAGATCGAGAACGCCGCCGAGGTCGTCGCGTACTACGTGCGGCACCGCCACGAGCGGCTGGAGCAGGTCCGCGCCGCCGTCGAGGGCGGGGCGACGACACCGCGCGAGGTCGTCGAGCGCGTCTACGCCGACGTCGACCGCCGCCTCTGGCCCGCCGCCGAGCAGTCCGTACGAGCCCAGCTCGACTACCTCGCGGAGACTCGTGAGTGA
- a CDS encoding NUDIX hydrolase, which yields MDLRRLPPELHERARAVASGGVEVAEPRHAATVVLLRDGDAGVEAYLLRRLGSMAFAGGMYVFPGGSVDPRDGDADIAWEGPPASEWTGALSADERLARALVAAAVRETFEESGVLLASPIEGGAEHWKAEQAALLDRSASMAEVLARNGLRLRADLLRPWAHWVTPEIEPKRFDTRFFVAALPEGQEPVHYRGESDHSEWTTPQRAVERHAKGEIAMLPPTVFTLAEVGAYDTVADVMAAGAARDVKRVLPKIVVDGDDVLLLLPGDPGYPE from the coding sequence ATGGACCTGCGCCGCCTCCCGCCCGAGCTGCACGAGCGGGCCCGCGCGGTCGCGTCCGGTGGCGTCGAGGTCGCGGAGCCGCGGCACGCCGCGACCGTCGTGCTGCTCCGCGACGGCGATGCGGGTGTCGAGGCGTACCTGCTGCGCAGGCTCGGCTCGATGGCGTTCGCGGGCGGGATGTACGTCTTCCCCGGCGGCTCGGTGGACCCCCGCGACGGCGACGCCGACATCGCGTGGGAGGGCCCGCCGGCGAGCGAGTGGACGGGCGCGCTCTCCGCCGACGAACGCCTCGCGCGCGCGCTCGTCGCGGCGGCGGTGCGGGAGACGTTCGAGGAGTCGGGGGTGCTGCTCGCCTCGCCGATCGAGGGCGGCGCGGAGCACTGGAAGGCGGAGCAGGCGGCGTTGCTCGACCGGTCGGCGTCGATGGCGGAGGTGCTGGCGCGCAACGGCCTGCGGCTGCGCGCCGACCTGCTGCGGCCCTGGGCGCACTGGGTGACGCCGGAGATCGAGCCGAAGCGCTTCGACACGCGGTTCTTCGTCGCGGCGCTGCCGGAGGGGCAGGAGCCTGTGCACTACCGCGGCGAGAGCGACCACAGCGAGTGGACGACGCCGCAACGTGCCGTGGAGCGGCATGCCAAGGGCGAGATCGCGATGCTGCCGCCGACGGTGTTCACGCTGGCGGAGGTCGGGGCGTACGACACCGTGGCCGACGTCATGGCAGCCGGCGCCGCGCGCGACGTGAAGCGCGTCCTGCCGAAGATCGTCGTGGACGGCGACGACGTCTTGCTGCTCCTGCCCGGCGACCCCGGCTATCCGGAGTGA
- a CDS encoding CapA family protein: MTIVFGGDVDLDRRVREVIAAQGVDAPWRYLAPTLKKADLAFLNLECAISTRGTPEQKTYTFRGDPSALAGAARAGVDVFSLANNHTLDYGFDAFADTLRHVQAAGIKTTGAGRDLAEAIKPAVFTVNGRRVAFLGLSAIIPHPKWKAAPGHPGIAYDDDAVITAAVRGARKVADIVIPYFHWGIEYTYQPSGAQRRAARTAIRAGATMVIGGHTHVLQPVEVMDGRLVAWSMSNLVFQSRPESVHTQLLKVTINADGSVDWVTEPYYISAGVPHPEPGRKPLKGRVPAP; encoded by the coding sequence GTGACGATCGTGTTCGGCGGCGACGTCGACCTCGACCGCCGGGTCCGCGAGGTCATCGCGGCGCAGGGGGTGGACGCGCCATGGCGCTACCTGGCGCCGACGTTGAAGAAGGCCGACCTCGCGTTCCTCAACCTCGAGTGCGCGATCTCGACGCGCGGCACGCCGGAGCAGAAGACGTACACGTTCCGCGGCGACCCGTCCGCTCTCGCGGGTGCCGCGCGCGCGGGCGTCGACGTGTTCTCGCTCGCCAACAACCACACGCTCGACTACGGCTTCGACGCGTTCGCCGACACGCTGCGGCACGTCCAGGCGGCGGGCATCAAGACGACCGGCGCCGGTCGCGACCTGGCCGAGGCGATCAAGCCGGCGGTGTTCACCGTCAACGGGCGGCGGGTCGCGTTCCTCGGCCTGTCGGCGATCATCCCGCACCCGAAGTGGAAGGCCGCGCCGGGGCATCCGGGGATCGCGTACGACGACGACGCCGTCATCACGGCCGCTGTCCGCGGCGCCCGCAAGGTCGCGGACATCGTCATCCCGTACTTCCACTGGGGGATCGAGTACACGTACCAGCCGAGCGGCGCGCAGCGGCGGGCCGCGCGCACCGCGATCCGCGCCGGCGCGACGATGGTGATCGGCGGGCACACCCACGTGCTGCAGCCGGTCGAGGTCATGGATGGCCGGCTCGTCGCGTGGTCGATGTCGAACCTCGTGTTCCAGTCGCGGCCGGAGAGCGTCCACACGCAGCTGCTGAAGGTGACGATCAACGCCGACGGCTCCGTCGACTGGGTCACCGAGCCGTACTACATCAGCGCCGGCGTCCCTCACCCCGAGCCCGGCCGCAAGCCGCTGAAGGGCCGCGTCCCCGCCCCCTGA
- a CDS encoding TetR family transcriptional regulator, with translation MEATGKTRKGEQTRERILDAALELFRTRGYAETTMRQIADEAGVAVGNAYYYYASKDQLILAFYERNHADHLALLGDALDTVKDFQDRLALVLRTKVDSALPYRRLSTKLFTSAADPESPLSPFSPESAPLRAEAVKLMAEVVAGSGLRVGKDLRADLPELLWLYEMGVILYWVHDSSKDCEKTYSLIDRTVPMVERLIGVAKLPVVRPMVRELVGMLDELRPDPAAPPDVTGEYGLGGTLRR, from the coding sequence ATGGAGGCCACGGGCAAGACCCGCAAGGGCGAGCAGACGCGCGAGCGCATCCTCGACGCGGCGTTGGAGCTGTTCCGCACCCGCGGTTACGCCGAGACGACGATGCGCCAGATCGCCGACGAGGCGGGCGTCGCGGTGGGCAACGCGTACTACTACTACGCGTCGAAGGACCAGCTCATCCTCGCGTTCTACGAGCGCAACCACGCCGACCACCTGGCCCTGCTCGGCGACGCGCTCGACACCGTGAAGGACTTCCAGGACCGGCTCGCGCTGGTCCTGCGGACGAAGGTCGACAGCGCGCTGCCGTACCGCCGCCTGTCGACGAAGCTCTTCACCAGCGCGGCCGACCCGGAGAGCCCCCTGTCCCCGTTCTCTCCGGAGTCGGCGCCCCTGCGCGCCGAGGCCGTGAAGCTCATGGCCGAGGTCGTCGCGGGCTCGGGGCTGCGGGTCGGGAAGGACCTGCGCGCCGACCTGCCCGAGCTGCTCTGGCTCTACGAGATGGGCGTCATCCTCTACTGGGTGCACGACTCGTCGAAGGACTGCGAGAAGACGTACTCCCTCATCGACCGCACCGTGCCGATGGTCGAGCGGCTCATCGGCGTCGCCAAGCTGCCGGTCGTACGCCCGATGGTCCGCGAGCTCGTCGGGATGCTCGACGAGCTCCGCCCGGACCCCGCCGCGCCGCCGGATGTTACCGGTGAGTACGGACTCGGAGGCACGCTCAGGCGGTGA
- a CDS encoding DCC1-like thiol-disulfide oxidoreductase family protein, producing the protein MRHLTVLYDVTCPLCVKAAGWLNDQPKYVPVYFCAAGSPAAREAFPGIDHEKTRYELTVVGDGGEVYYEERGWLMCLWATRRYRGMALRFGTPGGVASAKRFVLWVSRHRRTLGNLVA; encoded by the coding sequence GTGCGCCACCTGACGGTGCTGTACGACGTGACGTGCCCGCTCTGCGTCAAGGCCGCGGGGTGGTTGAACGACCAGCCGAAGTACGTCCCCGTCTACTTCTGCGCGGCCGGCTCCCCGGCCGCGCGGGAGGCGTTCCCCGGCATCGACCACGAGAAGACGCGGTACGAGCTCACGGTCGTCGGCGACGGCGGCGAGGTCTACTACGAGGAGCGCGGCTGGCTCATGTGCCTGTGGGCCACGCGGAGGTACCGGGGCATGGCACTGCGGTTCGGGACGCCCGGAGGGGTGGCGTCGGCGAAGCGCTTCGTGCTGTGGGTGTCCCGGCACCGCAGGACGCTCGGTAACCTCGTCGCCTGA
- a CDS encoding haloalkane dehalogenase, with protein sequence MDVRRTPDERFAGLPDWPYEPRYTEVDGLRLARVDEGAGEPVVLLHGEPTWSFLYRNVIPPLLAADRRVVAPDHVGFGRSDKPADVDWYTYDRHCDLLAAHLEALDLGPVTLVVQDWGGPIGLRWAMDRPERVARIVILNTGLFSGRESSAGLDAWLAYARAQTDLDVGALLSRACGWLPGEVVAGYDAPFPDATYKAGALAFPRLVPTRLDDPGAAEQLATREALDAWDGPVTVAFGDSDPIFPAKVGESWVRRLRNAAPFVLIEGAGHFLQEMRPDAVASAVLNF encoded by the coding sequence GTGGACGTACGCCGCACGCCCGACGAGCGCTTCGCCGGCCTTCCTGACTGGCCGTACGAGCCCCGCTACACCGAGGTCGACGGGCTGCGGCTCGCGCGCGTCGACGAGGGCGCGGGCGAGCCGGTCGTGCTACTGCACGGCGAGCCGACGTGGTCGTTCCTGTACCGCAACGTCATCCCCCCGCTGCTGGCCGCCGACCGGCGCGTCGTCGCGCCCGACCACGTCGGCTTCGGGCGCTCGGACAAGCCGGCCGACGTCGACTGGTACACGTACGACCGCCACTGCGACCTGCTCGCCGCGCACCTCGAGGCGCTCGACCTCGGGCCTGTCACGCTCGTCGTCCAGGACTGGGGCGGGCCGATCGGGCTGCGCTGGGCGATGGACCGCCCCGAACGCGTGGCGCGCATCGTGATCCTCAACACCGGCCTGTTCAGCGGCCGCGAGTCGTCCGCGGGGCTCGACGCGTGGCTCGCGTACGCCCGCGCGCAGACCGACCTCGACGTCGGCGCGCTGCTGTCCCGCGCCTGCGGCTGGCTGCCCGGCGAGGTCGTGGCGGGGTACGACGCGCCGTTCCCCGACGCGACGTACAAGGCGGGTGCGCTGGCGTTCCCGCGGCTCGTCCCGACTCGGCTCGACGACCCTGGCGCAGCCGAGCAGCTCGCCACGCGCGAGGCGCTCGACGCGTGGGACGGGCCGGTGACGGTGGCGTTCGGCGACAGCGACCCGATCTTCCCCGCGAAGGTCGGCGAGTCGTGGGTACGGCGGCTGCGCAACGCCGCGCCGTTCGTGCTGATCGAGGGCGCGGGCCACTTCCTTCAGGAGATGCGGCCCGACGCCGTCGCGTCGGCCGTCCTCAACTTCTAG
- a CDS encoding RidA family protein yields MSRVSDRLAELGLTLPDVVPPVAAYVPAVRNGSLVWTSGQLPMVGGQLTGTGLVGSDVTAEEAKDLARTCALNALAAIASVADLDSVVRVVKVVGFVASADGFYGQPGVVNGASELLGEVFGEAGRHARSAVGVAVLPLNAPVEVEVVVEVS; encoded by the coding sequence GTGAGCCGCGTCTCCGACCGGCTCGCCGAGCTCGGCCTCACGCTGCCCGACGTGGTGCCCCCGGTGGCGGCGTACGTCCCCGCGGTCCGCAACGGCTCGCTCGTCTGGACGTCAGGCCAGTTGCCGATGGTCGGCGGCCAGCTCACCGGCACGGGCCTCGTCGGCAGCGACGTGACCGCCGAGGAGGCCAAGGACCTCGCCCGCACCTGCGCCCTCAACGCCCTCGCCGCGATCGCGTCCGTCGCCGACCTCGACTCCGTCGTCCGCGTCGTCAAGGTGGTCGGCTTCGTCGCGAGCGCCGACGGCTTCTACGGCCAGCCCGGCGTCGTCAACGGCGCCAGCGAGCTGCTCGGCGAGGTGTTCGGCGAGGCGGGCAGGCACGCGCGCAGCGCCGTCGGCGTCGCGGTCCTCCCCCTCAACGCCCCGGTCGAGGTCGAGGTCGTCGTCGAGGTGTCGTAG
- a CDS encoding WhiB family transcriptional regulator translates to MFEDTTWRVAALCRGDDAIHFFAPNHMERKPEKDAREGRARAICAGCPVREACLGHALSVGEPHGIWGGLNELQRRRLLRRRTA, encoded by the coding sequence ATGTTCGAGGACACGACATGGCGCGTCGCCGCGCTGTGCCGCGGGGACGACGCGATCCACTTCTTCGCGCCGAACCACATGGAACGCAAGCCCGAGAAGGACGCCCGCGAGGGGCGGGCCCGGGCGATCTGCGCGGGCTGCCCCGTGCGGGAGGCGTGCCTCGGCCACGCGCTGAGCGTGGGCGAGCCGCACGGCATCTGGGGCGGCCTGAACGAGCTCCAGCGGCGCCGGCTGTTGCGCAGGCGGACGGCGTAG
- a CDS encoding slipin family protein codes for MNAIGGLLLFVGIVILVLVLMGLRIVQEYERGIVFRLGRVRAEIKRPGLNVIIPFVDRMVKVNMQVVTMGVPAQEGITRDNVTLRVDAVVYFRVIDPLKAIVNVQNYLFATSQVAQTSLRSVIGQSDLDDLLSNREAINMQLKAIIDALTEDPWGIKIDLVEVKDVQLPETMKRSMSRQAEAERERRARIISAEGELQASQKLSEAATAMSANPGALQLRLLQTVVEVAAEKNSTLVMPSPWRSCASSRRRPPTSAESPAPAEVTGE; via the coding sequence ATGAACGCGATCGGCGGGCTGCTGCTGTTCGTCGGCATCGTCATCCTGGTCCTGGTCCTCATGGGCCTGCGCATCGTGCAGGAGTACGAGCGCGGCATCGTGTTCCGCCTCGGCCGCGTGCGCGCCGAGATCAAGCGGCCGGGCCTCAACGTGATCATCCCGTTCGTCGACCGCATGGTGAAGGTCAACATGCAGGTTGTCACCATGGGCGTCCCGGCGCAGGAGGGCATCACCCGCGACAACGTCACGCTGCGCGTCGACGCCGTCGTGTACTTCCGCGTCATCGACCCGTTGAAGGCCATCGTCAACGTCCAGAACTACCTGTTCGCGACGTCCCAGGTGGCGCAGACCTCGCTGCGTTCGGTCATCGGCCAGAGCGACCTCGACGACCTGCTGTCCAACCGCGAGGCCATCAACATGCAGCTCAAGGCGATCATCGACGCCCTCACCGAGGACCCGTGGGGCATCAAGATCGACCTGGTCGAGGTCAAGGACGTCCAGCTGCCCGAGACCATGAAGCGCTCGATGTCCCGCCAGGCCGAGGCCGAGCGCGAGCGGCGCGCGCGCATCATCTCCGCCGAGGGCGAGCTGCAGGCCTCGCAGAAGCTGTCCGAGGCGGCGACCGCGATGTCGGCCAACCCGGGGGCGTTGCAGCTGCGCCTGCTGCAGACCGTCGTCGAGGTGGCGGCGGAGAAGAACTCCACCCTCGTCATGCCTTCCCCGTGGAGATCCTGCGCTTCTTCGAGAAGGCGTCCACCGACAAGCGCTGAGTCCCCTGCCCCCGCCGAAGTTACTGGTGAGTAG
- a CDS encoding NfeD family protein has product MVIFRRALRLLLLALVLATALPADAQETRGPTVTIVQLEGGIDAAYAGFLKKELARAAREGDVAVLLRLHSSGTIKTDVDSLVRAVEDSKVPVGTWVGPRGAHVSGAATRLWLAGDVRMQASGTRIGAPDPANIGGDRPDGPVPAVTVQTPVGAGTLLEAIRALVAANVSGGEPIDPAEVTVRFAAPGPILRVRQALATNPTLVYLLLLTGIGAIVFEAFQPGFGPAGYAGAAIVLLAAYGLVALPTSPIGLALVLAGVGGMAYDVRRNTLWLPTWLGAAVLAVGSWFLVRSDGPALRPALWAIVTGVVGSLVFYGVIMTVVLRALRGQSANLGKALVGRHGEVRSTLNPQGHVLVEGALWRARALEWDGPVAAGTPVRVTGVDEEALVLDVEPI; this is encoded by the coding sequence GTGGTCATCTTCCGCCGCGCGTTGCGGCTGCTCCTGCTCGCCCTCGTCCTCGCGACCGCCCTTCCCGCCGACGCGCAGGAGACGCGCGGGCCGACCGTGACGATCGTCCAGCTCGAGGGCGGCATCGACGCGGCGTACGCCGGCTTCCTGAAGAAGGAGCTCGCCCGCGCGGCCCGCGAGGGCGACGTCGCGGTGCTGCTGCGACTGCACTCCTCCGGCACCATCAAGACCGACGTCGACTCGCTCGTCCGCGCGGTCGAGGACTCGAAGGTCCCCGTCGGCACGTGGGTCGGCCCGCGGGGCGCGCACGTGTCCGGCGCGGCGACCCGGCTCTGGCTGGCCGGCGACGTACGGATGCAGGCAAGCGGCACCCGTATCGGCGCGCCGGACCCGGCGAACATCGGCGGCGACCGCCCCGACGGCCCTGTCCCGGCCGTCACGGTCCAGACCCCGGTCGGCGCGGGCACGCTGCTCGAAGCCATCCGCGCGCTCGTCGCCGCGAACGTCTCCGGCGGCGAGCCGATCGACCCCGCCGAGGTGACCGTACGGTTCGCCGCGCCCGGCCCGATCCTGCGCGTCCGCCAGGCGCTCGCGACCAACCCGACGCTCGTCTACCTGCTGCTGCTGACGGGCATCGGGGCCATCGTGTTCGAGGCGTTCCAGCCGGGGTTCGGGCCCGCGGGCTACGCCGGCGCCGCCATCGTGCTGCTCGCGGCGTACGGCCTCGTGGCCCTCCCCACCAGCCCGATCGGCCTCGCGCTGGTGCTCGCGGGGGTCGGCGGGATGGCGTACGACGTCCGCCGCAACACGCTCTGGCTCCCGACCTGGCTCGGCGCAGCGGTGCTCGCCGTGGGGTCGTGGTTCCTCGTGCGCTCGGACGGCCCCGCGCTGCGGCCCGCGCTCTGGGCGATCGTCACCGGCGTCGTCGGCTCGCTGGTCTTCTACGGCGTGATCATGACCGTCGTGCTGCGCGCGCTGCGCGGCCAGTCGGCCAACCTCGGCAAGGCGCTCGTCGGCCGTCACGGCGAGGTCCGCAGCACGCTCAACCCGCAGGGACACGTGCTCGTCGAGGGAGCCCTCTGGCGCGCACGGGCGCTGGAATGGGATGGTCCCGTCGCGGCGGGGACACCCGTACGCGTGACGGGTGTCGACGAAGAGGCGCTGGTCCTCGACGTCGAGCCGATCTAG